The following are encoded in a window of Fusarium oxysporum f. sp. lycopersici 4287 chromosome 5, whole genome shotgun sequence genomic DNA:
- a CDS encoding peroxidase: protein MSAPAPLRLGSTAPNFQAETTKGKIDFHEFIGDNWVILFSHPEDYTPVCTTELGAFAKLQPEFTKRGVKLIGLSANTIESHEGWIKDIGEVTGGNVEFPIIGDKQRQVSLLYDMIDQQDATNVDEKGIAFTIRSVFIIDPKKTIRTIFSYPASTGRNAAEVLRVIDSLQTGDKYRITTPINWVPGEDVIVHPSVKNEEAKTLFPEFRIVKPYLRFTPLAKEKVLPPQ, encoded by the exons ATGTCTGCTCCCGCTCCCCTTCGTCTGGGCTCTACCGCCCCCAACTTCCAGGCCGAGACCACAAAGGGCAAGATTGACTTCCACGAGTTCATCGGCGACAACTGGgtcattctcttctctcaccCTGAGGACTACACTCCCGTCTGCACCACTGAGCTCGGCGCCTTTGCCAAGCTTCAGCCTGAGTTCACCAAGCGTGGTGTCAAGCTGATTGGTCTCTCTGCCAACACTATTGAGTCCCACGAGGGATGGATCAAGGATATTGGTGAGGTTACCGGCGGCAACGTCGAGTTCCCCATCATTGGCGACAAGCAGCGCCAGGTTTCTCTCCTCTACGACAT GATCGACCAGCAGGATGCTACCAACGTCGATGAGAAGGGCATCGCCTTCACCATCCGAtccgtcttcatcatcgaccCCAAGAAGACCATCCGCACCATCTTCTCCTACCCCGCCTCCACCGGCCGCAACGCTGCCGAGGTTCTCCGCGTCATCGACTCCCTCCAGACCGGTGACAAGTACCGCATCACCACCCCTATCAACTGGGTCCCTGGTGAGGACGTCATCGTCCACCCCTCGGTCAAGAACGAGGAGGCCAAGACCCTCTTCCCCGAGTTCCGCATCGTCAAGCCTTACCTCCGATTCACTCCTCTCGCCAAGGAGAAGGTTCTTCCCCCTCAGTAA
- a CDS encoding pectinesterase → MKGFIIKTAIIAATLFSAATASPKGSVDTYKKCQRQTKRATEGCPKGTLFVAKDDPRADFSSIQDAIDSLGNTTTAGHILIAPGNYSEQLNVTRRGPLHLIGASNKPWVKDLYADIDVNTTAQNDVQIWFNLANTNNGSLSDNVFTSVLTVGPNFNATLTGSGPTGFPVPADTPFGCTDFRAYNIDFRNEFAPRSSGPAHAVGVSRANAGFYSCGFYSYQDTVYVGKLGNAYFYDNIIAGETDFLYGFGTAWIEKSTLSLRGCGGGITAWKGTNTTFTNKYGVYIDNSQLIPVNSTIATNFVGKCALGRPWNSQHKSIFMQSYFDAVILPAGYIEWSKSTPRVDNYTFMATWNDHGPGYNVEAEKASNVTRVLTDAEVKPYRAPADVFQTPEGKFGHVKWIDKKAL, encoded by the exons ATGAAgggcttcatcatcaagacgGCAATTATTGCCGCGACTCTCTTTTCCGCTGCGACTGCATCTCCCAAAGGATCCGTTGACACCTACAAGAAATGTCAACGGCAGACAAAGCGTGCAACAGAAGGATGTCCCAAGGGAACTCTCTTCGTAGCCAAGGATGATCCACGAGCAGACTTTTCCTCCATCCAAGACGCCATCGACTCTTTGGGCAACACAACAACTGCAGGCCACATTCTCATCGCGCCTGGCAACTACAGCGAGCAATTGAATGTCACCCGCCGAGGTcccctccatctcatcgGCGCCTCAAACAAGCCTTGGGTCAAGGACCTCTATGCCGATATTGACGTCAACACCACGGCTCAGAATGATGTTCAGATCTGGTTCAACCTTGCGAATACGAACAATGGAAGTTTGAGTGATAATGTGTTCACGAGCGTACTCACCGTTGGACCTAATTTCAACGCTACGCTGACCGGATCTGGACCTACGGGCTTTCCTGTGCCTGCGGACACGCCGTTCGGATGCACGGATTTCAGAGCGTATAACATCGACTTCAGAAATGAGTTTGCGCCAAGATCATCTGGGCCTGCGCATGCGGTTGGTGTGAGCAGGGCTAATGCGGGCTTTTACTCTTGTGGATTTTACTCTTACCAAGATACT GTTTACGTTGGAAAACTTGGAAACGCCTACTTCTACGACAACATCATTGCTGGAGAGACTGATTTCCTGTATGGCTTCGGCACAGCATGGATTGAGAAATCAACACTATCTCTCCGAGGCTGCGGAGGCGGCATCACAGCTTGGAAAGGCACCAATACGACATTCACCAACAAATACGGCGTCTACATCGACAACTCCCAGCTCATCCCCGTAAACTCCACTATCGCTACAAACTTTGTTGGAAAGTGTGCCCTCGGACGACCATGGAACTCGCAGCACAAGTCGATCTTCATGCAATCCTACTTTGATGCTGTGATCCTGCCTGCTGGGTATATTGAGTGGAGCAAGTCGACACCAAGAGTTGATAATTACACCTTCATGGCCACGTGGAATGATCATGGGCCGGGATATaatgttgaggctgagaaggcgAGTAATGTTACGAGGGTTTTGACGGATGCGGAGGTTAAGCCCTATAGAGCACCTGCGGATGTATTTCAGACTCCTGAAGGAAAGTTTGGACATGTCAAGTGGATTGACAAGAAGGCTCTGTAA